From a region of the Gossypium raimondii isolate GPD5lz chromosome 10, ASM2569854v1, whole genome shotgun sequence genome:
- the LOC128033977 gene encoding tropomyosin-2-like, producing MEAEKTNLRLDIDVQKLENEKLKKEKKKAEEELGSLKTDYKKMRLSMRTAGLGKTSEQWRAEIQEEKDKADRWEQKCKEMQRRNEVLEKSLSESQREKGELKDRVAVLEGCLRQYRN from the coding sequence ATGGAGGCGGAAAAGACGAACTTAAGATTGGATATAGACGTTCAGAAGCTTGAAAATGAGaagttaaagaaagagaaaaaaaaggctGAGGAAGAGCTGGGTAGTctgaagacggattataaaaaaatgCGTTTGTCAATGAGAACTGCTGGGCTGGGAAAGACTTCAGAACAATGGCGAGCagaaatccaagaagaaaaagacaaagCCGATAGATGGGAACAGAAATGTAAGGAGATGCAGAGACGAAATGAAGtcttagaaaagagtttgtcagaaagccaaagGGAAAAAGGCGAACTAAAGGATAGGGTGGCTGTGTTGGAAGGATGTCTTCGTCAATATCGAAATTGA